The nucleotide window agtggtttttgttaatggttttacTTGTTAGTGATTGTTGTATTTGTTGATGGTTTTTGCACGTGGTTCATGTTAGCGGTTTGTGTATACAATGTTGGTTGCCTGTTTCATGTATCTTGTGTTGCaccatttattttttggttcttTACGAAATAAATTGTATATCTTAGTGGTTTGTGGATCTGTTCTAATTATGCGGTTTATGTACTGGCCAGCCTCGTCGTTGCATATCCAGCGTTAGGCGGCAGCAGGGGATGCGTCTTGATGAGAGGTACGTtccgtacttgcagatggccGGATTGTACCATCTTGCGAGACTGAACGACAGATGGTTCCGACTAGACGAGCCCCTAGTCAGCGCATTCGTCGAGAGGTGGCGGCCTGAGACGCACACCTTCCACATGCCGTTCGGGGAGTGCACCATCACGCTTCAGGACGTTGCATACCAGTTGGGGTTGCCAGTGGACGGACATTACGTCAGTGGTTGCTTGACGGACTTCCACCTGTACATTGAGGGTGGGAGGCCAGCTTGGCAGTGGTTCCATGAGTTGCTCGGGGTTTTACCTCCCGAGAACCAGGTTCAGAAATTCGCAGTCAACTGCACCTGGTTCCAGGAGACATTTGAAGAGTGTCCCGACGGGGCTGATGAGGAGACAGTTAGGCGCTTTGCCCGTGCCTATATCATGATGTTATTGGGCACGCAGCTGTTTGCCGACAAGTCCGGCAATCGTATAAACATCAGATGGCTATCGTATGTTGCTCGGCTTGAGGAGATGGGTGGCTACAGTTGGGGGTCGGCGGCACTAGCATGGTTGTACCGGTGCATGTGCCGAGTCGCCAACAGACATGTCGTGAAGTTAGCTGGGCCTTTACAGTTACTGCAGTCTTGGATCTTTTGGAGGTTTCCTTCATTTAGGCCTACTGGGTATGATGAGATTAGCTGGCCCCTTTACTCGAGGTACCGTTATTGTTTTCTGCTATGTAtcattattgtatttttttatattatggaAGCAATTTCATGCATTGTAGAGTGAGTGATGAATGCAGTACAATGTTTAACCTCTTTTGCAGATGGTCTGGTTACAATCCTGGGATTAGCAACAAGGGACCTCGGGTACAGATGGCTCGCCTGAAGATCGACTTGTTACAGCCTCGGGATGTAAGTACGCTGAAACCATACTTAGCTCCAGTCGTTGTTTCAGTTTATATCGTTTAACGGAAGT belongs to Arachis duranensis cultivar V14167 chromosome 8, aradu.V14167.gnm2.J7QH, whole genome shotgun sequence and includes:
- the LOC107461314 gene encoding protein MAIN-LIKE 1-like yields the protein MGDDPGRLYRLDGVAHIAGVINDEVSAVFVNVIVVFVDGFCTWFMLAVCVYNVGCLFHPRRCISSVRRQQGMRLDERYVPYLQMAGLYHLARLNDRWFRLDEPLVSAFVERWRPETHTFHMPFGECTITLQDVAYQLGLPVDGHYVSGCLTDFHLYIEGGRPAWQWFHELLGVLPPENQVQKFAVNCTWFQETFEECPDGADEETVRRFARAYIMMLLGTQLFADKSGNRINIRWLSYVARLEEMGGYSWGSAALAWLYRCMCRVANRHVVKLAGPLQLLQSWIFWRFPSFRPTGYDEISWPLYSRWSGYNPGISNKGPRVQMARLKIDLLQPRDMPYSALDVIQVVHPEVLESRHTMLWRCVTSLIYFAVVEWHQVDRVLPQFGGVQPPRVPP